The following are encoded in a window of Narcine bancroftii isolate sNarBan1 chromosome 2, sNarBan1.hap1, whole genome shotgun sequence genomic DNA:
- the LOC138753614 gene encoding insulinoma-associated protein 1a, which produces MPRGFLVKRNIKSSPVSYRIRNEEWEPLEIPPLSGKMPAVVNPQSTPLPKCPRNSPEHLKDGLTQLETLDIAHRKGALEEDGASGAFNTKATSPDYNVSYTPIKTTDNALLDTSASNEPLAAAASLNPVEELLVQPALSPASAKCGGITHLYSPFQGSKLCVSDSSHRKHKSTSKKTKVIRKLNFEDEVSTSPVLGLRIKVDPRDCKPSPTRMNQPLGEFICQLCKEQYSDPFSLAQHKCSRIVRVEYRCLECGKVFSCPANLASHRRWHKPRPDPNPSREKQNCALEPERPEAGSEESRSGTMDSAQAMGSLRGGAAQRLDVRFQCRYCSKRFRRQAYLKKHLSAHEVAGSRVHRHLESARMPFSCQLCGVDLQSAETHDKLLLWHTVKGGAPALFGPDCGEKGAVPGEHADPGDLGALVFCCKHCPSTFFSSPGLTSHINKCHPSENRQVLLLQLPARAGC; this is translated from the coding sequence ATGCCAAGAGGATTCTTAGTAAAGAGGAACATTAAATCGTCTCCAGTTTCATATAGGATTCGGAATGaggagtgggaacctctggaAATTCCtcctctgagtggaaaaatgcCGGCAGTCGTAAATCCACAGAGCACACCACTGCCGAAATGTCCGAGAAACAGCCCAGAGCACCTTAAAGATGGATTGACACAACTTGAAACCTTGGACATAGCCCACAGAAAGGGCGCGTTAGAGGAGGACGGTGCTTCAGGTGCATTCAACACTAAAGCAACTTCTCCAGACTATAATGTTTCTTACACGCCCATCAAAACAACTGACAACGCTTTATTGGACACATCTGCTTCGAATGAGCCATTGGCTGCTGCAGCGTCCTTAAACCCAGTGGAGGAACTTTTGGTCCAACCAGCCCTCTCTCCGGCGTCTGCCAAATGTGGAGGCATTACTCACCTGTACTCACCTTTCCAGGGGAGTAAACTATGCGTGTCAGATTCCAGCCATCGCAAGCACAAGAGTACCTCGAAAAAGACCAAAGTGATCAGAAAACTCAATTTCGAAGACGAGGTGAGCACTTCCCCTGTCTTGGGTCTAAGAATTAAGGTTGATCCCAGGGACTGCAAGCCGTCGCCGACACGAATGAACCAGCCCCTTGGAGAATTCATCTGTCAGTTGTGCAAAGAGCAATATTCAGACCCGTTCTCTCTCGCCCAGCACAAGTGCTCCAGGATCGTCCGTGTGGAGTACCGCTGCCTTGAGTGCGGCAAAGTCTTCAGCTGCCCAGCTAACCTGGCTTCGCACCGGCGCTGGCACAAACCTCGGCCAGATCCGAATCCTTCAAGGGAGAAGCAGAACTGCGCGCTGGAGCCGGAGCGGCCAGAGGCAGGCAGCGAGGAGAGCCGCTCCGGCACCATGGACAGCGCACAAGCGATGGGCTCTCTCAGGGGCGGCGCGGCGCAGCGCTTGGACGTGAGATTCCAATGCCGCTACTGCAGCAAGAGATTCCGCCGGCAGGCTTATCTGAAAAAGCATCTGAGCGCCCACGAAGTGGCCGGATCTCGTGTCCACAGACACCTCGAGTCGGCCCGGATGCCCTTCTCCTGTCAACTGTGCGGCGTGGACCTGCAGTCAGCCGAGACACACGACAAGCTTCTCCTCTGGCACACGGTGAAGGGCGGAGCACCGGCGCTGTTCGGGCCCGACTGCGGCGAGAAAGGCGCAGTTCCCGGGGAGCACGCTGACCCTGGCGACCTAGGAGCCTTGGTCTTCTGCTGCAAACACTGCCCGTCGACCTTTTTCAGCTCGCCCGGTCTCACTAGCCACATCAACAAGTGCCACCCGTCAGAGAATAGGCAGGTCTTACTGCTGCAGCTGCCGGCCCGGGCGGGGTGTTAA